In Meles meles chromosome 2, mMelMel3.1 paternal haplotype, whole genome shotgun sequence, the sequence TCTATTTAAGACGGTTCTCCGGTCCAGACAAACCTGGTGACCACACACCTCCCTTGTTTTGCCTAGTGAGCTGCAGGAGCGGGAACCCACAGTTCTTGTCCTCCTACAGATGCCCTGACCTACAAGCCTCGCAGGCCTCGCTGTCGTGCACGCTCCTGTCAGGCTGGGTCCAGTCCCCGCCTGACATGCGTGTGCACAGAGGGCTGCACGCTTCACGCAGGGCGCTCGGACGAGGGGCACAAACCGGACACCCTACCAGCCTGGGGCAGGTCTCTCCAACCAAACGGGACACCATGACTGGACAGGACCTATGACACGCTGACCATGTGACCAGAAAGACCACACTGGCGGCCACAGCGCCATGGACGGGAGCCCGTAGCCCAGCCTTCACCCCCGACCCCTCCTTGGTGCTGCTCAGGGCCCCGCACAGGCAGGCGTGCAGGGACAGACCACAGCAGACAACCGAGTCGTAAGGGAAAACCCCGCCCCCGGAGGCAAACCGTGGCTTCCAGAACACGCGGTGGCTGCACGGAAACTCACATGCACGCCACGGTGGCTCGGACACGGAAACCGTGCTGGGCTCGGAGTGCGTGTCTGGGGGGCCGTGCGGGGGGCGCCGGCGGGCCCGGGGGCAGGAGCCGCGGCGCACCGCAGTCCGGGCCCCGCGGCTACTGCCCCTTCTTGGGCGGCCCCTGGCCGTTGGCCCCGGTGGGCCGGCTGCTCCTGGGCGCGGGCTGCGCGAAGTTCCAGTCCACGGGGTGCAGCAGCTGCTGCGTCTTCTTGTGGGTCCAGTAGGGGTTGATGACGAGCGTGAGCAGGCTGAGCCCGGCCAGGAAGAGCGCCAGGTGCAGCGGGTGCAGGCTGCCGCGCAGCCCGTCCCAGTGGTGCAGGCACACCCACCACATGTGGTAGGTCAGCACCATGCGGCAGTGGAACAAGTGCACCATCAGCCACTGGTTCAGCCTCCAGAGCCGCGAGTCCGACCAGCCGGCCTGCGGACAAGCACACCCGGTCAGTGCGCCGCCCGCGCTCCACACCGCCCCGCACGTGCGTGCCCTCCTCTCCCCGGGGGCTCCTGGAGGACGGTGCCCCCGCGTGGACGCACGGACGGCGGGGCCCTTccgctccctctccctgcccctcccatgAGCAGCGTCCGGTCTTCTCTCCAGTCTCCCCGCAGAGTCCACGTGTAACCCCGACCACGCACACCGACCGACAAGCTCCCCCAGCACTGCAGCCAAGGGAGGAGGGACATGGAGGGCGACACATGTGTCCTGCCTGGAGTTTCCACACTTTCTCCCCAGGGGCCCACGGACATGGCAGCCGCAGACTTTCCCTAGAACGATAAAGTTACTCTCAACTAGTTTCCAAGAGTCGTAGCCAAAACTGAACAGAGAACTTGATGATGGTCCATATAATAGTGGACACCAAGGTGAGGCCTCACCAGCACCGGGACAGCCGCACACCACATTCCAGCACCCCTCAGACCTTCCACAAAGCAGCCTCTCCAGCCTCGTCTCTGCTACAAAACCTCCCCCAGGAGCTCCGTGCCGCACGTGGCCCCCCAGGGTGGGCAGGCAGCGTCTTTTTTGCAGAAGGAGCTCTGAGTGGGCCGCAGAGCGTGGCCTCGGGAAAGGGAAGGGCCGCTCTTTAGGTGCGCTGCCAAGTCCTGAAGGGGACGCAGAAAACCAAACCCAAAGAGGTGGTTTTTAAACAAGGAGGACGGACTCTGACCTCTCACGGCACGAAAACGCGTCCACGCGGCTCTGACCCGGGAAAACAAGAATCCATGGGCCTGATGActcgggaaaaaaaaataaaaacaaaaactccccTGTTGTCTGAAATGCAGTGAACTTACCCAAAAATAACTGCACAAAAAGTCCGAGTGGTCCACTACCTCAGAGCAGACGGACCCGTCCGTGTTTTCCAGTCGGCTGACGCCTTGTCAGTGTGACACCCCACAGAGGCATCCTGCCCACTCCGGCACAGCGTGAACACAAGTAGGATGGGAAGTGAGGACGGAAGGGCCCACAGAAAGCACCGCAGAGGCTCCAACAGCGCGCTCTCTCTCCGGGCACGTGGTTCTTGGGCCTCCCGCAGGCAGCCCACCACGGAGTCCACAGCGACGGACACGGCCGTGCTCACGCAGCACGCCACCTTAAGACCCTGCGGGCAGCGTTTCCCACGATCACCAAGTACTTTGTTTGCTTCAACCCTGTTTGGTGCCACTCAAGGGGGACCAGAGCCACGCGCTTCCCGTGGACCCTGCTCTGTGGGAGCGATAAGCACGCAGGAGTCAGGGCCAAGGCACAAATCCAAAACAAGCGTGGCCCCTCCACGATGAAGGGACAGGGAAGAAGCTGAGACCCGGAGATCCGCGTTCATCAGTCTTGACGGCCACGCGAAAGGAGGACAAAACCAAATGTGTCTGCTAACTGGTCCGTAAAATCAGAGGGCGAGGCTACGGTTCTCCGAGGCTTCTGTCTGAAGCCACGACGGCCGTCAGCCCTCCATCAGCAAGAACCGGGGGCCCCAGCATTCCAGCGTGCTCCAGTCTGGTGAGAAACAGTGTGGACGGACCCTGCCAAGCGGCCCCATCCCAGGTCCACAGGCGGCGATGGACAGCACCCGGTGCTGGCACGGGCACACTGCTCAGGGCCTCCTCTGACACCTGCTGGCAGCGCCAGCTGCAGCCTGGACGCACACAGGTGGGGACACCTGGCCCACGTGCATGCGTGGGCTCTGCTCACCTGGGCTAGCTCCATGGGACTTGGCTACACGGTTTCCCACGGGAACGAAGCACGTGTCGGTCCCACACGGACTGCGCCGGCAGAGCTCGGTCCATCGCCCGCATCTCCTCCCCTGCGCCCGCCTGCAGCTGGCACAGCACTTGACCCCCACCAACGAGAGTGTGTACCTTCCGTGGGACTCTACAAAACCATAGGTACACACTCCTCTCGCACAGAAACGCAGAAGGTCTGACGTCTCCCAAGTCAGATCGCTCCGTGGGAGAGAGGAGGCTTCACGTATGCAAACTCTGGGGACCCAGGACAGAGCACGCCCCAAGGCCACCTCCCCATCACTCCTCCTTCACGCTGGGCGGCACGGACTCCGTCCCTCTCCACCATTCCCCCGAAGTTCACAGAACAAAGGGCTCTTCTCCGTGATGCCCCTCACTGCTAAAGCGGCCTTCTTAAATTACTAACGTTCACATCACAAATACGAACGTGTCCGCATACAGTAATTCAGTTACGAAAGCTCGGAGCTTCAAAACTGAGCCCTCTTCAGCATGACTCGGGCACCGTCAGCTCTTGCCCCGTGTCACCACGTGCTCTGAGCAGGGACGGGGACAGTCACCGGTGACGGCCCGTACAGAGCCTGCTCGGTGCAGCTCTGGCTCCCGGGGCTAGCGCCGCATAGCACACGTGCCTGGACGCTGACACGACCCCGCTCACAGCACAGCTCGTCCTCCGTGGGCAAATGTTATCCCGCGGTTCGAGTCCCGGGCCTTTCGTTCATTGACACTAACCTTCCAGAATCAGTCAAGAAGGCAATGCGGAGAACCAACCCTTGCTGGAGGAGAGTCGCTGGTGTCTGCTGTCTCCACGCACATCCTCTGCTATCTCAGCAAATCAGACCTGATGGTCCGGGAGATTCCTGAACCCGGGAGCCCGACTGTGCACGACTCCGGCAGCTTCATTAAAAGCTTACAGTGATTTCAATAGCGTAGGCCCCGTTTATTTCCGCGTAGTAGGAGGTACACCTCAACAAGAAACAGCACATCCAGAACCCTGCCCCAAGCTGCCCCAACTTGGGGTGCAGTTCTGGTGCGGGGGTCCGCTGACTAGGAGAGTCAGTACCGTGAGGGTGTTAAGAAGCGAGCACAGAGATCCCTTTGTCCATCCTGCACAAACAGCACCCGGCAAGCTGTAGAGACGGCAGAAAAATCCAAACCCAAGTCTCTCTCCCGTGCCCACCTGCCACTGGAGTCTGCCTTCGTCCCGAGGACACCGAGGACCAGAGGCTGGTGGCCAGGCCTGTCCCCGGTGAAGTACACACAAGTCTAGAGAGGTATCTGTGAAACCATTCGACGCCGATCACCACTAGGGACTGGCAAGAGACAGGaagatcttttctttctcttttaagacGTTCCTTCCAAAAATAACAAGAATTCCATATAACTAATCGTCCATTTTCTTGAACGTGTGCCTTAGATCGCGGGCCCGTCTAAGGCGCAGGTCCCTGTTGACCACGGCGGTCCAGCCCATCCTGCGAGCAGGCCGTACgggggcagaggggacaggaCCGAAGCCGGCACAGCCCCCAACCACAGCCAACCACAATGCTGGTGCTGTGCTCACGGCCAGAGAACACAGGGAAGTCACAACCCCTGCTCTCCGTCCTCGGGAAGCCCCTCTCCGTGGGGAGGACACCCACAGGGAGAGAACTGAAAGCCGCAGGGCATGGGCAGGACACACTAGAGGTTCCCAAGTCACGGCATCTTATCGCAACGACCCACCACTGGACCAGTAGCCTCCATGGTCACTCAGAGGTTGGCTGGCTTGGCTTCCACTCCATTAATGATTTCCAACCTTCCCCCAATCTTCACAGCCTGAGGACCTCAACCATCCCCAAACCCCGCATTCCGACGCTCTCCGCAGGGGCTCCACGGAGCGGCGGCTGCAGCTCCCAGCACACGAGCCCGGGTTCGTGGGCCAGCCCCGGCACCCCCTGCTGCCCGCGCTGCCCGGCCTGCCCGCTCGCCGCGGTACCCGTCCCTGCACTCACACGTCCTCCTGCGGCACCGGACAGGGCCACCCCGGCCGACGGCGGCAAGGCCAGACACCGGCCCCATGCAAGCGTCTGCTGCGTGGGAAGGTTCCACCCACGGACATGGTAATTCACTCCAACGTTCCCGAACCGCCTACCCCAGGGGACCTGAAGGCTCCAAGGAGGCTTCCCGCTTCTCGATCTTCTCCCGAAGCTCACCATGGCATTACGGAGTGCTCAGGGACCTGACCCATCCGTGGTGCTGGCATCAGACGTCTGCTCAAGGAAAAGCAGTATTTCACGTTTCCTACAAAACGCCCTGTGAGCAGTGAGCCGAAAAAGATGGCAAGAAACGTGTGCTAAAGAAGGAATTCTCGAGTCTCGCCTGAACATTTTGACATCAAAACGAGAATCAAGACTGGACGCAGGACCCACACGGGTTCGGAGAATACGCCTTCAGAAACAAACAGGCCACAGACACTGCACAAGGGAGGGTGTGAGGGCCCGACGCCTGGGGTTGTTAACACAATACCGCATCTGGAGACCCAGCCGGACATGGCAGGGGAGTGGGGACAGACGCCGGGAGACGGCGGGCGGGAAGCTGGACCCAGCCGCCCGCAGACGCCCGGGCTCAGCACAAAGCCGCTTTGTGACAAATCCGAAATCTGAGAGAGGCTCCTGCGAGCGAGGGGCCGTGAACCACCCTCAACATGGGAGAGGGACCCTCCCGCAGCACAGGGTCAGGAGGAGACCCCAGAAGAGGGAGGAGCTGGTGCACGTGTCCCGTACCCCAACTTTCCCGGGGGTTCACGGAGGACTGTCCTCGTTCCGGTCGGTCTGATGGGTCTGGCAGGGTCCGGCTGCCCCAGCCCGCGGGAGAAGAGTCAGTGGCTGGGCTAGCAGACCCTGCAGCTTCCGCCCCCCCACTCCAGCTCCACATGGAGGGGGGCACACGGCCCGGTGGCCTGCTATCCCCCGGGGAGGGACAcagccagcagagagcccaggactcccGGCCGGGCTGACCAGCGGGGTCAGCTTCTGTGTGAGGACAGCATGTGGAGTCCGAGAGACGGGCCAGCTTTGTCTGACGCACAGACAGCAACGGCCTCGGGCAAGCGCAGACTCGGGCCAAGGTCCACCTCCAAAAGCTGACCCTAAGGGTCTGGGCTTAAATGTGTCAACAGAGAAGAACACATAACTGTCATGAAGATACAGGTCACTGAAGTCATGAGAACGACGCgcgaacaaaatgagaagttcagCGGAGACagaagatgctttaaaaaaaaagtcccgaAAGGAAATCAAGGAGCTGAGAACACAGTAAAGGAACTGAAAATTTTACTAAAAGGCTCCCCAGCACGAGCCCCAGTTCAACACCATCTGTACCGAAATCACAATGGCGCTCTCTGCGGAAACAGGAGAAACCATTCTAAAATTCACAGGAAACTACAGAAAACCACAAACGGTCATCTGAGCCCTGAGAAAGAACACCAGAAGCACCACATGTCCTGAGTTCGAACTGTGCGACAGAGCTGTTCCCAACGGCTCAGCTCTGCCGGGAACGTGGGCACCAAGGCCGGAGCCTGGAAGAAAGTCCGCTACGGACACTCAGCTCGTCAGCCACGAAGGCGCCAAGAACCTACAACAGGGAAAGGACCGTCCCTCCAACAGgtggtgctgggaacactgggCCACGTTCCTACACGAGACCCTACAGTCAGGACGGGCCGAAAGCTCACACGAAGACCGCGCACTAGCAGTCCCGGAAGGAAACGGGGACAGAGCTCCATGACACCGGTCTCAGCAACGACTGCCCGGGCACGACACCAAGGGCACGGGTGAGAGAGAGACGAGTAAACTCGGACTGCGTGGAGCTGAGAGGCCCCAGTGGGGGGAGGCACCCGCGACCACGTGAGAACGCACGGCACTCCATCGCAGGAACAGGACTACGGGGTGCGAGGGGAAAGAAACCTCTGGTTCGAACACGGCGCGAGACCGCGGACAGTTTGGAGGAGACACGTGCACGGCCCACAGCCGCATGGAAGTGTCCAAGGGCACCGATCACCAGGGAGAAGCAAATGGAAGCCACCGGGGGCCCGCCACACGTAGCCAGGACGGCCCGAATCCATGACACGCAAGAGACCAGGGCGGGTGAGCACGTAGACACCGGGACCGGCAGGCGTCCGGGCACGGGAGGGGGCAGCACGCAGGTCAGCATCTGAGATCCACCCATCACCCGGTCATCCCCTTTCCGAGCACCTTCCCCAAACAACACCTGCCCCCAGGACCTCGAGGAGCGGCGCGGGCCTCCTGATCTCACGGCAGCGCTATTTGCCACGGCTAAGATGCACCCCCAACCCGGGTCCCCGCAGCGGATGCACGAACACACCACATGGCTGCCCGGGCCGGGTACGAGGGAGGCGGGGGACACTGACCCCTGGGCAGCGCTGGGAGCCTGTGAGATCCACAGCGATCACAGCGAGGGACACGGAGTTCAGCCGGGAGGAGCTCCCCACAGACTCCGACGCTGCGACTCAGTCTGGGGGGACCGCGGAGCACAGCGCCCACGGAGCCGTCGTCCAGGCACGCCGCAGGCCAGGCCCCCGCATCCTGCCTTTAAGACGGAACGCTTAAGTTTAAGCGTTAAGTTTAAGTGGGAACGCTCACCTTTAAGAGCATCCAGGACACGCAGGTGAAGGGGGTGCTGGCCTCCAGCAGTAGCGTGATCATCGCCAGGTAGTGGCCGGCTCCCAGGTTCACCATGGAGCCCAGAAAGCCAAGGAAGGCGAAGAGATGGTGGACGGCCAGGAACAAGTCAAACGTGCGGAAGAGTGCGTTGGACAAGTGAACCGCCACgttctcgaagaagaagaagccgGTGGCTGTGGCGATGTGGAACCAGCACCAGCCCTGCTGGCTGCGGGCCTTGTCGGCGTGCAGCACGGGGTCTGCCAGCAGGGCCCACAGGCCCGCCGCGGTGCTCTGGACGCCAAACACGGCACGCGTGGCCGCCAGGTCCCAGAAGACCTTCTCTCTGGCCGCCAGAGAGCGGTACGTGGCGTTGAGGGAGGAGGACAGCTGGTGGCAGACCACGAAGACGCCCAGGTAGAAGGCGAAGCCGGCGACAGCCAGCGCGGTGCGGACCGTGCAGGAGGTGTAGTCCAGGTCGAAGACGctctctgccgctcccccctCGCTCCCAGGAGTCATCGTCCTCGCGGAGTCTACCATGGGCGTCCCAGGAACACGGTGTCAGTGTGGGGGCCTCGGCGGTCCTCATGAACTCACGGAAACCTGCAGAGAGGACAGGTCACTCCACATGGACGGGGCAGGAGCGAGCCCACAGCCCCTCCAGCGCGACAGACACGCTGCCGTCGTGAGATTTCCACACGCTCTTCCCCGTAACTGAAGGCACACAGACCCCACAAGAGAACCCTGCCGGGGGCCCCGCATGAGGCCAGGAGCGAGCCAACAGCATGCACCATCCCGGACCCGACCGCGGGCCCACCCAGGGTCACACCACGCTCCCCGGGGTGACACGAATTCAGTCACGTGGCTGCTGGTTCCGCTGCAGCTTCCCAGCCGGGTCATCTGCAGTCTGGAGGGCTGCTAGCATCTATGGTACCGGCGGGGGCAAGGCCACGCGTCACAGCCCCACGTCCCACGGGCTGGCCTCCCACGCCTGCGGACTGTGGCAGGTGCTCACAGATGCTCCATCACGAGCGCGACCCTTACCATAACCCCAGGAGAGCCTGCGTCCCTGATCTCGTCTGCTGACCTGCCACACGGCACCAAGTTCACCCTCGGTCCCCCATGGGAAGCACACGCGGGGCCCGGATCAAAGGGGGCGAGGGCGGCCGCGCACGTCCATCCATGGACCGCAGGAAGGACCGCGGGAACTGCTCTCCCCGCGGAAACTGCTCTCCCCGAGGCTCAGTGCCAGGTTCCACCCTGGACCACATCCCCGTCAGGGCCATGTGCAGCTCTCCAACTCAGGTAACGCCACTTCCGACCATGAACACAACTCCCTCCACTACGTCCATAAAAACATGAACGGGGCACGTGGGTAGAGATTATCACCGCCCTGTTTCCAAAACTCCTGTTCTACCAATGGCTGCCTACGGGAAGAGAAAACATCACGAACACGCTTACTAATCAAGAAATTTGTTCAACTGAAAATGCTGCTGACTCTTCTCTGTAACAACgtaaaaaacaaaagttcattCGTTCAATGCCCGGAAACATGAACTATTTCCTCTCACAACCAACCGTCTTCCTATCCCCACGCAGGTTCGACGAAACTTGGAGATCACGTGAAAAGGAACCTCAAATCCGATTTCTGGGAGCGTTAAGAAGTGTCCTGCCTCCGTGTGAGAAGACAGCTGTCGTAGGGGTGGCACCACTTAAGAAGACAGAACGGACTCCCGTTACCCCTGGAAGAACGCCGTGCTGGTCTGTGCTCCTGGACAGTCAAGTCTGAGCCCGGCGCTTTCAGGACCCCACGCTGCGCCCcgctccctgctcctgccctacTGAGGCTTCTGCTTTCTTGGAAGCCTGTCTCCCTTATTACTTCTGGGCGTCTGTTCCTCCTGGGTCCCCTGCCTCAGAGTCTGTCACCGGCCCCACCTGTCAGCCCCTCTAACCTTTCGGCTCTCAGCATCCGCGCCGCTTCTCCAGAAGCCCTCTCAGACCGGAGCCGGTGCCACAGACCACCCACCCTCCACTACTGCATCTAGACACGCGCTCGGACCGCTGCTGCTGGGACCCCAACCCCCCGCAGACCAGCAGCTCTCGGAGCCCAGAGCCGTGCCCACCCGTCCACCCCTGCACCCTCTGCCTGATCCAGCACCCGGCACAGAGGACGAGCTCAAGGAGCACTTACTGAACATGCGCACAGACTTCAAATTACGCTCGCCGGTCAAGTTTACCTAAGTCTGGACACGTTTTGTGTGTAAGAGTGCGAACACCAGAGTCTCGAGTCTTCCAAACAAGCTCCCTATGTCGGACtttcagggaggggaccccaggatcaggggCTCACCAAGGGGTCTCAGAGGCCTGGCCTGCAGGCTCCCCCTGGGTCCCCCCAGCTCTGCAGGGGCTTGCCGCATGGGGCACTTCCCCGGGGAGCCGAGGGCTGTCCCCCACATCTGGCGAATGACGAGCAGGCCTGCAGGGGAACTGGGCTGCCCGCAGCGCAGCCATGACTCTCTGACCTCGGGAGACACCATGTTGAGCGGAGCCTAGAGACACAAGCATTAGACCAGCTGTCGGTCTGCGACTATTGACCAAAAGCAGCAAAACAGCTCTTCTGCCCACATGGTCCCCACGACTAGTCAGGATGCAGAGAGTACTAGCTCCTTAACCCAAACCACAAAGGAACCATTTCTAACCACTGAACGCCTGGATTTGATAATGGTCCTGGACTCAAAGGCCGAAGTCACGGAAGTGTTCGTTTTCCTGTTTCTCAGTGAACACGACCTCTGAAGCAGTCTGGCTGTCCGGGAGCAAGAGTCTGATTcagggagaaaagaggagagcACACTCATTCGCTGACTTTGTACAGGCTGGCCAGAGCACTTGGCTCTGGGTATCTGTGCACAGGTGTGTGCACGTCTCTCCCCCTGGGTGTTCTGACATCTCGAAGCCTCCCTGCCTGGGGAAACGCCCGCCCAGGCCCCGCCCACTCTTAGGGGACAGCAAAGTGGACCCATCGGAGCCTGGCCTCCCCACCTTCACCACACCAGGCCCAGCACCCTCTGCCTGGCCTCCCCACCGTCCACACCAGGAGCAGCGTTCCTCTGCCTAGATCCTCCCAGGCTGCCACCCTCATCGCCCGAAGCCACCGAAACTCCCGAATCACTCACCCTGTCCTGCCTGCTCATCCCATGGAAACCCCACCgaaggtcatggtctcagtccTCCCCTGCTTCTTGACCTAGTGCTTCCCCCGGGGGGGCCCAGCATGGGGGTGGCCTGGCGTGCCTTCCTCTCTAGGACCCACGAGCATGCTGACCTTGGTTTTCCGGAGCCTCTGCTCCATGCCCTCCCGCAGCTGCGCGTGCCCCATAGGAGCACCCAGAGCAATCCGGGACTGCAGTACATCGCCGGCTCACCCACGAGAGTGGGGACTATGACATTTACAGGCGCCGAGCTGCCGCCGGCCAACCACCTCCAGGACTCAGGAGCACAGTGACCGGCACAAGGCTGCCCTGGCAGAACCGTCAACTCTGCGAAAATACGGACTCTGCCCAAGACTGCTTCTTGCGCTTTTCCCCAAGTCAGTCACGAGATCCGGGCTACAGTTCCTACTTCACCATGATTGCATCAATGTGCTTTTAGCCAAGTCATCTAACTCCTGGGGCGCCTCGGCCTTGAAAGTGGAGGGGCCCCGTGACTCCACGACTCAAGCTCGCCCCAGCGGACGCGGCCAGGACAGGCGTTATTCAGGGAGCACTGGGTCGGGAGGGAGGGACTCTAGGGGGCCAGGGCCTAAGGAACACAAACAGTGGGTTCTGATCTTGGTTCCACGACTCAGGTGCTAAGAAAACATGTTTCACAACCGTCGTGGGCCCCAATTTCTGATGAGAGCAAAAGGTGTACACAGAAATGCAGGAGAGCAGGACGGTGCTTACTAACACGAGGCGCCTATTACGTGCCAGGCACACCGCACTAGGTCAttcagtttgtttccagtttCCGTAGCAAGCCCAGGCCTAGCCCCCTTGTTCTGGACTGGATCGGCCCGTCAGGGACCTTGGCACTCCAGTCCCTGCGGCGCATCGCCGGCATAGGCTCTGCCAAGGGCGATGTCTCCTCTCCCTGTGCAACACACCCGAAATGGGGCCCACCTCCAGACTCGGCCTTGACCGCCCTGGAGTGACGGGCTGCGTGGTGGGTGCCTGCGGCAGGTGCAGAGCCACGGGGCTGGCATGGTCTCAGTCCCCGTATCGTCACAGAAACCGGACTCGGCAGTAGGATGGGTTAGTATCTTCCTTCTCCCAAACCAGGCTAGCAGAACCCGTGTCCCATGGGCCTTAGCGGTTTGACATGCGAACAGATACAATTAAATCACATTATCCTGCTGGAAAGAAACCCTGAAAGCAGGCCCCTGTGAGCCCCcgtctcctgctgcccctcctgccgtccctgctccccacccagcagcacGGGGACAGGAGGGGACACGATGCTTCGGGAGGGGAGCCCCCGTGCACCATCCTGGGTGGTTATGGGGCAGGTGGCCACTCGCCAACCACGCAGGCTCCTGAGTGCTTAGGGTGAGGCTGGAGCACAGGCTCGTTCCTGCCGCCACACGTGCTTGAGTCCCTAACCGTGCGACCCTGAGGCAAGGGTGGGAGGCACAGGGCTCAGGGGGAGGCCCACATAAAGCTGGCCGTGGGCGGCGCAAGCACTGCCCTGGGCAACGGGGACTGGCGGCAAGGGCTCAGGAACCCAAGAAAAACCTCAGGCTCCAAAGGGCACACAGTGCACCTGCGGCTGGCGGCCAGGTCTGCGAGCCTACTGGACAGCATTCTGGGACGGTCTCGGGTGTAACCACAGAGCCGCACACAGGCCGGAGCTGGCAGTCGCACCCGTGAGAGAAACAGGGACAGCTCAGCAACACCCCCGTTCTCTCCCCTTCTGATCCCCACGCCGGCTCCAAACCTGACCTCGCGGGCTCCAACACAGCGGCCACATGGTGTCTCCCAGCAGCCGGTGCTGGAGTAGCCTTGCCTGGCACCGTGGGTGTCTCGGGGTCTGCTGAGCCGGGCCGGGAGGCTCCAGCGAGGGGAGCCACCAAGGGACCATGGCCAGGTCGAGGGTCACAGGCACCTGCACGGATCCAGTTGGGGCAGCAAGTCGGCATCCCCAAGCCCTGGGGAGGTACTGCCGTCCCTTCCACAGTGTCGTTACCCGAATCCCTGCACCCACAAAACCGGCCAAGCTCTGTTCCAGAAACACGGTGCAGACAGGGTGGGACAGAGTGGCATTCCTCTTCCTGTCTTCTATGGGCCTGCCAGCCGGACCACAACCCCCTGACGGCATCCCCCAGATGGCACAGGGGACACCGGGTCACCGCTGTACCGCAGCTGCATGCCCACCCCTGAGGCGGGAGGGCTTCTCACGTGGCTGGACTGCAGGCGTCGTCACAGCTCGGAGTcactgctccccccccccccgggcacCCCAGGAGGCCCAGTGGCTCACACTCAGCCCTTCTTCTCCGTGGAAGGCTCCGGGGCCCCGGCACTCCAGCTCTGCCTCTCCATGGTGGGAGAGCGGCAGCCGAGAGTCCCACTCCCGACTCTCTGAGGGCCTGCGCTGTCTTTATGAAAAATCTACCTACAAACCACGTCTTTCTTTCTTGGGTAAAATTCAGCG encodes:
- the CLN8 gene encoding protein CLN8, whose translation is MVDSARTMTPGSEGGAAESVFDLDYTSCTVRTALAVAGFAFYLGVFVVCHQLSSSLNATYRSLAAREKVFWDLAATRAVFGVQSTAAGLWALLADPVLHADKARSQQGWCWFHIATATGFFFFENVAVHLSNALFRTFDLFLAVHHLFAFLGFLGSMVNLGAGHYLAMITLLLEASTPFTCVSWMLLKAGWSDSRLWRLNQWLMVHLFHCRMVLTYHMWWVCLHHWDGLRGSLHPLHLALFLAGLSLLTLVINPYWTHKKTQQLLHPVDWNFAQPAPRSSRPTGANGQGPPKKGQ